The proteins below are encoded in one region of Metabacillus dongyingensis:
- a CDS encoding LacI family DNA-binding transcriptional regulator, with amino-acid sequence MAATIKDIAEKAGVSIATVSRVLNFDETLSVGDETKKRIFEVAEELSYQKRKTKKNLVPKIAIVHWYTEQEELNDLYYMSIRLGIEERAKSHNLQLATYFYDDFEAINQDQLQGIVAVGKFSNQQAEEFKKAARNVVFVDSSPDPEKFDSVIVDFERATERVLDHFIAKGHTQIGYIGGREAYREHSTTLDDQREQTFIKYLSGRGMLREDAMFIGSFTVKDGHRLMSQAIAELGDSLPSAFFAGNDSIAIGSLQALHEHGIRVPEQVSIIGVNDISVSKYIFPALSTVKVYTEVMGETAVDLLIERITERKIAKQVVIATKLKLRQSSK; translated from the coding sequence ATGGCGGCTACGATAAAAGATATAGCTGAAAAAGCGGGTGTATCCATTGCGACGGTTTCGAGGGTCCTGAACTTTGACGAAACGCTATCCGTTGGAGACGAAACGAAAAAGCGAATTTTCGAAGTGGCTGAGGAGCTGTCTTATCAAAAAAGAAAAACAAAGAAAAACCTCGTTCCAAAGATCGCTATCGTGCACTGGTACACAGAGCAGGAGGAGCTGAACGATCTTTACTACATGTCGATCAGGCTCGGCATCGAGGAGCGGGCGAAGAGTCACAACCTTCAGCTTGCGACCTATTTTTACGACGATTTTGAAGCGATCAACCAGGATCAGCTTCAGGGCATCGTCGCAGTGGGCAAATTCAGCAACCAGCAGGCAGAGGAATTCAAAAAAGCAGCGCGAAACGTCGTCTTCGTCGACTCAAGTCCGGATCCGGAAAAATTCGATTCCGTCATCGTCGACTTCGAACGGGCAACAGAGCGCGTCCTCGACCATTTCATCGCAAAAGGGCACACGCAAATCGGCTACATCGGCGGACGTGAAGCCTACCGCGAGCACAGCACAACACTTGACGATCAGCGCGAGCAGACATTCATCAAGTACTTGTCTGGAAGAGGCATGCTGCGCGAGGACGCCATGTTCATCGGATCATTCACCGTAAAGGACGGCCATCGCTTGATGTCCCAAGCCATTGCAGAGCTCGGTGATTCCCTGCCAAGCGCCTTCTTTGCAGGCAACGACTCCATCGCCATCGGCAGCCTCCAGGCCCTGCACGAGCACGGCATCCGTGTCCCGGAGCAGGTCAGCATCATCGGGGTAAATGACATCAGCGTCTCAAAGTACATTTTCCCGGCGCTCAGCACGGTGAAGGTCTACACAGAGGTCATGGGTGAGACGGCTGTTGATCTCCTGATTGAACGCATCACCGAACGCAAAATTGCGAAGCAAGTAGTGATCGCAACCAAGCTGAAACTGCGCCAGAGCAGCAAATAG
- a CDS encoding glycerophosphodiester phosphodiesterase: MEIVPQPVRKKRTKIKITSAILIALILFIAIIQYIPVQPLENQAFLKKGKRPLIIAHQGGDGMAPGNTLAAFSLSEKLEVDMLEMDVHLSKDKEVVVIHDATVDRTTNGTGAVKDMTLQQLKQLDAGYHFVGPDGTHPYRNKGVTIPTMEEIFTAFPGYPMTIELKTEDPLLTDKMADLIQKHNMTDNVIITSFYDESLNDFIEATGGKVPVSSPSEATRNFVLAHKLFLDRLIPMNKYTAVQIPMSASGLNLTTERIIKSLHKRNIAVQYWTINDEDSVRKLVEIGADGIMTDHPNIVKKVLDQEYGKAQ; the protein is encoded by the coding sequence ATGGAAATCGTGCCGCAGCCCGTCAGAAAGAAGAGGACCAAGATAAAAATCACCTCTGCGATTCTCATCGCGCTGATCCTGTTCATCGCCATCATTCAATACATCCCTGTTCAACCCCTAGAAAATCAAGCTTTCCTCAAAAAAGGCAAGCGACCGCTCATAATTGCCCACCAAGGCGGAGACGGAATGGCGCCCGGCAACACACTGGCAGCCTTCTCCCTTTCTGAAAAACTCGAAGTCGACATGCTCGAAATGGACGTTCACCTCTCAAAAGACAAAGAAGTCGTCGTGATACATGACGCTACTGTAGACCGCACAACAAATGGAACAGGTGCTGTAAAAGATATGACACTCCAACAACTGAAACAGCTGGACGCAGGCTATCACTTCGTCGGTCCGGACGGAACCCATCCTTACCGGAACAAAGGCGTCACCATCCCAACCATGGAGGAAATCTTCACCGCTTTCCCAGGCTATCCAATGACTATTGAGCTGAAAACCGAAGACCCCTTACTGACAGACAAAATGGCCGACTTGATCCAAAAACACAACATGACCGACAACGTCATCATCACCTCATTCTACGACGAATCGCTGAATGACTTCATCGAAGCAACCGGCGGCAAAGTTCCTGTCAGCTCACCATCCGAAGCAACACGCAACTTCGTCCTTGCCCACAAGCTGTTCCTGGACCGGCTGATTCCAATGAACAAATACACAGCGGTTCAAATCCCAATGAGCGCAAGTGGTCTTAATCTGACAACCGAGCGAATCATCAAATCCCTGCATAAACGAAACATCGCTGTGCAATACTGGACGATCAACGATGAAGACAGTGTCCGGAAGCTCGTTGAAATCGGTGCGGATGGCATCATGACGGATCACCCGAACATTGTGAAAAAAGTACTCGATCAGGAATACGGTAAGGCGCAATAA
- the gatC gene encoding Asp-tRNA(Asn)/Glu-tRNA(Gln) amidotransferase subunit GatC, with protein MSRISKEEVKHVANLARLAITEEETEMFTTQLDAIITFAEQLNELDTTGVELTTHVLEMKNILREDKAEKGLPVEDVVKNAPDHKDGYIRVPSILE; from the coding sequence ATGTCACGCATTTCAAAAGAAGAAGTGAAGCACGTTGCGAATTTAGCGCGTTTAGCGATCACGGAAGAAGAAACGGAAATGTTCACAACTCAATTGGACGCGATCATCACATTCGCAGAGCAATTGAATGAGCTTGATACAACAGGCGTTGAGCTGACAACACATGTATTAGAGATGAAAAACATTCTGCGCGAAGACAAAGCAGAAAAAGGATTGCCAGTAGAGGATGTCGTGAAAAACGCTCCTGACCATAAAGACGGATACATTCGCGTGCCGTCCATTTTAGAATAA
- the gatA gene encoding Asp-tRNA(Asn)/Glu-tRNA(Gln) amidotransferase subunit GatA: MSLFDHKLSELKTLLHKKEITVTDLVDESYKRIHAVDDQVNAFLTLDEEKARSYAKELDEAIGTRDELGLLFGMPIGVKDNIVTKNLRTTAASKILENFDPIYDATVVQHLKKAEAVTIGKLNMDEFAMGSSTENSGYKVTKNPWNLETVPGGSSGGSAAAVAAGEVPFALGSDTGGSIRQPAAFTGVVGLKPTYGRVSRFGLIAFASSLDQIGPLTTNVEDNAFLLQAISGVDKMDSTSANVDVPDFLSALTGDVKGLKIAVPKEYLGEGVSEEVKQSVLDALKVLEAQGATWEEVSLPHSKYALATYYLLSSSEASANLARFDGVRYGYRSDNAKNLIELYKQSRSEGFGDEVKRRIMLGTFALSSGYYDAYYKKAQQVRTLIKKDFEDVFEKYDVIVGPTTPTPAFKVGEKTDDPMTMYANDILTIPVNLAGVPGISVPCGFSNGLPLGLQIIGKHFDESTVYRVAHAFEQATDHHKAKPEL; encoded by the coding sequence ATGTCATTATTTGACCACAAACTGTCAGAACTAAAAACACTTTTACATAAAAAAGAAATCACCGTAACAGACCTTGTTGACGAATCGTACAAACGAATTCATGCCGTCGACGATCAAGTGAATGCCTTCCTTACATTAGATGAAGAAAAAGCACGTTCCTATGCAAAAGAACTGGACGAAGCGATCGGAACGCGTGATGAATTAGGCCTATTGTTTGGAATGCCGATTGGAGTAAAGGACAACATCGTTACGAAAAACCTGCGTACTACAGCGGCAAGTAAAATCCTTGAAAACTTCGACCCGATTTATGACGCAACGGTTGTTCAGCATTTGAAAAAAGCGGAAGCTGTTACAATCGGAAAACTAAACATGGATGAATTCGCAATGGGATCTTCAACAGAGAACTCTGGCTACAAAGTAACGAAAAATCCATGGAATCTTGAAACCGTACCAGGCGGATCAAGCGGCGGTTCAGCTGCAGCAGTTGCAGCGGGCGAGGTACCATTTGCCCTTGGATCAGATACAGGCGGATCGATTCGCCAGCCGGCAGCTTTCACAGGTGTCGTTGGGTTAAAACCTACATATGGACGTGTATCACGTTTCGGACTGATTGCATTTGCATCATCTCTTGATCAAATCGGACCGTTAACGACAAATGTTGAAGACAATGCCTTTTTGCTCCAAGCGATTTCAGGAGTAGATAAAATGGACTCAACATCAGCAAACGTTGACGTTCCAGATTTTCTTTCTGCACTGACAGGAGATGTAAAAGGCCTTAAAATCGCCGTACCAAAAGAATACTTAGGCGAAGGCGTCAGCGAAGAAGTGAAGCAGTCTGTTCTTGATGCTTTAAAAGTATTAGAAGCACAAGGTGCAACATGGGAAGAGGTATCTCTGCCTCATTCAAAATACGCGCTTGCTACGTACTACCTGCTGTCTTCATCAGAAGCATCAGCAAACCTTGCACGCTTTGACGGCGTCCGCTACGGCTACCGTTCAGACAATGCGAAGAACCTGATTGAATTGTACAAGCAGTCCCGTTCAGAGGGCTTCGGTGATGAAGTAAAACGCCGCATCATGCTTGGAACATTTGCACTCAGCTCAGGGTACTATGATGCTTACTACAAAAAAGCACAGCAAGTCCGCACACTCATCAAAAAAGACTTTGAAGATGTGTTTGAAAAATACGACGTCATCGTTGGCCCGACAACTCCGACTCCAGCCTTTAAAGTAGGCGAAAAAACAGATGACCCGATGACCATGTATGCGAACGATATTTTGACAATCCCAGTGAACCTTGCAGGCGTACCTGGCATCTCTGTGCCTTGCGGATTCTCAAACGGATTGCCGCTCGGTCTTCAAATCATCGGCAAGCATTTCGACGAAAGCACAGTATACCGCGTTGCACATGCATTTGAGCAGGCAACCGACCATCATAAAGCAAAACCTGAATTGTAA
- the gatB gene encoding Asp-tRNA(Asn)/Glu-tRNA(Gln) amidotransferase subunit GatB encodes MNFETVIGLEVHVELKTNSKIFSSAPNHFGADPNTNTSVIELGYPGVLPVLNKEAVDFAMKAAMALNCEVATDTKFDRKNYFYPDNPKAYQISQFDKPIGEHGWIDIEVSGYKKRIGITRLHLEEDAGKLTHTGDGYSLCDYNRQGTPLIEIVSEPDIRTPEEAYAYLEKLKAIIQYTGVSDCKMEEGSLRCDANISLRPVGQEKFGTKAELKNLNSFNFVRRGLEHEVKRQEEVLLSGGIIEQETRRFDEATGKTILMRVKEGSDDYRYFPEPDLVSLYIDDEWKECIRSTIPELPDQRQKRYVEELGLPSYDAQVLTLTKEMSDFFEATVAKEADAKQASNWLMGEVSGYLNAEGKELQDVALTPEGLAGMIKLIENGTISTKIAKKVFKELIEKGGDAEQIVKDQGLVQISDEGTLRKIVNESLEANPQSIEDFKSGKQKAIGFLVGQIMKATKGQANPPMVNKLLLEEIQKR; translated from the coding sequence ATGAACTTTGAAACGGTCATTGGACTTGAAGTCCACGTTGAATTAAAAACAAATTCGAAAATTTTCTCAAGCGCACCGAACCATTTCGGTGCTGATCCAAATACAAACACAAGCGTGATCGAACTTGGCTATCCAGGGGTTCTCCCGGTATTAAACAAAGAAGCCGTTGATTTCGCCATGAAAGCTGCAATGGCGCTGAACTGTGAAGTTGCGACAGATACAAAGTTCGACCGCAAAAACTATTTTTACCCGGATAACCCGAAAGCTTACCAGATTTCACAATTTGACAAGCCAATCGGCGAGCACGGCTGGATTGATATTGAAGTGAGCGGCTACAAGAAACGAATCGGCATTACCCGTCTTCATTTAGAAGAAGATGCAGGCAAGCTGACACATACAGGCGACGGTTATTCTCTTTGTGATTACAACCGCCAGGGCACACCGCTGATCGAAATCGTCTCAGAGCCGGACATCCGCACACCTGAAGAAGCTTACGCTTATCTTGAAAAGCTGAAAGCGATCATTCAATACACAGGTGTATCGGACTGCAAGATGGAAGAAGGCTCACTCCGCTGTGACGCCAACATTTCCCTTCGTCCAGTAGGCCAAGAGAAATTCGGTACAAAAGCAGAGCTGAAAAACCTGAACTCCTTCAACTTTGTCCGCAGAGGACTTGAGCATGAGGTGAAGCGCCAGGAAGAAGTTCTTTTATCAGGCGGCATCATCGAGCAGGAAACACGCCGCTTTGACGAAGCAACGGGAAAAACAATCCTGATGCGCGTGAAAGAAGGATCTGACGACTACCGCTACTTCCCGGAGCCGGACCTTGTGTCCCTCTACATTGATGACGAGTGGAAGGAATGCATTCGTTCAACGATTCCTGAGCTTCCTGATCAGCGTCAAAAGCGCTATGTGGAAGAACTTGGCCTTCCATCTTATGATGCACAGGTCCTTACTCTGACAAAAGAAATGTCTGATTTCTTTGAAGCAACGGTTGCAAAAGAAGCAGACGCTAAGCAAGCATCTAACTGGCTGATGGGTGAAGTGAGCGGATATTTAAACGCTGAAGGCAAAGAACTTCAGGATGTAGCCCTTACGCCAGAAGGACTTGCGGGCATGATCAAGCTGATTGAAAACGGCACGATTTCAACGAAAATCGCGAAAAAAGTGTTCAAAGAGCTGATCGAAAAAGGCGGCGATGCCGAGCAAATCGTTAAGGATCAGGGACTTGTCCAAATCTCTGACGAAGGCACGCTCCGCAAAATCGTAAACGAATCACTTGAAGCGAATCCGCAATCCATCGAGGACTTCAAAAGCGGTAAACAAAAAGCGATCGGCTTCCTGGTCGGTCAAATTATGAAAGCAACAAAAGGCCAGGCAAACCCGCCAATGGTCAACAAGCTTTTGCTTGAAGAAATTCAGAAACGATAA
- a CDS encoding diacylglycerol kinase yields MKRARIIYNPTSGREAFKKQLPEVLQKFEIAGYETSCHATTCEGDAIQAARVAGERGFDLVIAAGGDGTVNEVVNGLAELDVRPQLGVIPVGTTNDFARAISIPRDNILTAVDALLAGEARAIDIGRVNGHYFVNIAGGGRLTELTYEVPSKLKTVLGQLAYYLKGMEMLPSIRPAEVEIEYDGKLFKGEIMLFLVSLTNSVGGFEKLAPDSKLNDGMFDLLILKKTNLAEFIRVASLALRGEHISDGNIIYTTANRVKVTSAQKMQLNLDGEYGGDLPGEFVNLYRHIDVLMPLSKAQSMDE; encoded by the coding sequence ATGAAAAGAGCAAGAATAATCTATAATCCAACATCAGGGCGCGAAGCCTTTAAAAAACAATTACCTGAAGTTCTTCAGAAATTTGAAATAGCCGGTTATGAAACATCATGCCACGCGACAACCTGCGAAGGCGATGCCATCCAGGCAGCAAGAGTCGCAGGCGAACGCGGCTTTGACCTTGTCATTGCAGCAGGCGGAGACGGCACCGTAAACGAAGTAGTAAATGGACTTGCAGAGCTGGATGTTAGACCGCAGCTTGGCGTGATACCTGTCGGGACGACAAACGACTTTGCCCGCGCCATCAGCATCCCGCGGGATAATATCTTAACAGCGGTAGACGCCCTGCTTGCAGGCGAAGCAAGAGCGATCGACATCGGACGGGTCAACGGCCACTACTTCGTCAACATCGCAGGCGGCGGACGTCTGACTGAACTCACATATGAAGTGCCAAGCAAGCTGAAAACGGTATTGGGTCAGCTCGCTTATTATTTAAAAGGCATGGAAATGCTGCCTTCCATCCGTCCGGCTGAAGTAGAAATCGAATACGATGGAAAGCTGTTCAAAGGCGAAATCATGCTCTTCCTCGTATCGCTCACAAACTCTGTCGGCGGCTTTGAAAAACTTGCGCCAGACTCCAAACTGAATGACGGCATGTTCGACCTTCTTATCTTGAAAAAAACAAACCTTGCCGAGTTCATCAGAGTCGCAAGTCTCGCCCTGCGCGGTGAGCATATAAGTGATGGCAACATCATCTATACAACCGCAAACCGAGTGAAAGTAACATCCGCTCAAAAAATGCAATTAAACCTAGACGGTGAATACGGCGGAGACCTCCCGGGAGAATTCGTCAACCTGTACCGTCACATTGACGTCCTCATGCCGCTTTCAAAAGCCCAGTCTATGGACGAATAA
- the rlmD gene encoding 23S rRNA (uracil(1939)-C(5))-methyltransferase RlmD, with protein MTKAIAPVQKNEYYDVTFEDLTHDGSGVAKIEGYPIFVPNALPNEKGQIKVTKINKGYAFGRLVELHNESSERTDAPCPIYKQCGGCQLQHLSYQGQLDFKQKQVKEVLTRIGKLNLDNVTVHPTLGMENPWNYRNKAQVPVGEREGGLIAGFYQQRSHEIIDMEQCLIQQSENDEVVAAIKAIATRHGIRAYDEKKNKGWLRHIMVRYGIVTKEMMVVFITRTPDFPNKKAIIDDITSQFPAVKSIVQNINPKRTNVIFGDQTTVLWGEEYIYDYIGDIKFAISARSFYQVNPEQTRVLYDKALEYADLSGEESVIDAYCGIGTISLFLAQKAKKVFGVEIVPEAIEDAKRNAALNGIENAEFAVGEAEVVIPKWYEEGNTADVIVVDPPRKGCDEALLQTILDMKPKKVVYVSCNPATLARDLRVLEDGGYATVEVQPVDMFPHTTHVECCSLLVSKEK; from the coding sequence ATGACAAAGGCAATAGCGCCTGTACAAAAAAATGAATATTACGACGTGACCTTTGAAGACCTGACACACGACGGATCAGGCGTTGCCAAGATCGAAGGCTACCCAATTTTCGTTCCTAACGCCCTTCCAAACGAAAAAGGCCAAATCAAAGTCACGAAAATAAATAAAGGCTATGCCTTCGGACGCCTTGTCGAGCTGCACAATGAAAGCTCAGAACGCACCGATGCCCCGTGCCCGATCTATAAACAATGCGGCGGCTGCCAGCTTCAGCACCTAAGCTACCAGGGCCAGCTTGACTTCAAACAAAAGCAAGTTAAAGAAGTGCTCACAAGAATCGGCAAGCTCAACCTGGACAACGTTACCGTTCACCCGACATTAGGCATGGAAAATCCGTGGAACTACCGTAATAAGGCCCAAGTTCCAGTCGGAGAACGCGAAGGCGGACTAATAGCCGGCTTCTACCAGCAGCGCTCTCACGAAATCATCGACATGGAGCAATGCCTCATCCAGCAAAGCGAAAACGATGAAGTCGTCGCAGCCATCAAAGCCATCGCCACCCGTCACGGCATCCGCGCCTACGACGAAAAGAAAAACAAAGGCTGGCTCCGCCACATCATGGTCCGCTACGGCATCGTTACAAAAGAAATGATGGTCGTATTCATTACAAGAACACCCGATTTCCCAAACAAAAAAGCCATCATCGACGACATCACATCCCAATTCCCGGCCGTCAAGTCCATTGTCCAAAACATCAACCCAAAACGCACCAACGTCATCTTCGGCGATCAAACAACCGTGCTCTGGGGCGAAGAATATATTTACGATTACATCGGGGACATCAAGTTTGCGATATCGGCAAGATCTTTCTATCAGGTGAATCCTGAGCAGACTAGGGTTCTTTATGATAAAGCGCTGGAGTATGCAGATTTAAGTGGTGAGGAATCAGTTATCGATGCATATTGTGGTATCGGAACGATTTCATTGTTCTTAGCACAGAAGGCTAAGAAAGTTTTCGGTGTGGAAATTGTTCCTGAGGCAATTGAAGATGCCAAACGCAATGCAGCATTGAACGGAATTGAAAATGCTGAGTTTGCAGTAGGTGAAGCTGAAGTAGTCATTCCAAAGTGGTATGAAGAAGGGAATACAGCAGATGTTATTGTAGTCGATCCGCCTCGAAAAGGATGCGACGAAGCCTTGCTGCAGACGATTTTGGATATGAAGCCAAAGAAAGTTGTATATGTGAGCTGTAATCCAGCGACGCTAGCAAGAGATTTGCGTGTGTTGGAGGATGGCGGATACGCTACGGTGGAAGTTCAGCCTGTTGATATGTTTCCCCATACTACTCATGTGGAGTGCTGTTCACTACTTGTAAGTAAAGAAAAATAA
- a CDS encoding manganese catalase family protein, with protein sequence MFKRINKLAIELPIPAHGDMNAAAAVQELLGGKFGEMSTLNNYMFQSFNFRNKKKLKPFYELVASITAEEFGHVELVSNTINLLSVGNTFPGNPDITPLQNGKDARNTHHFISTAQTAIPGDSMGRPWTGDNVFNSGNLVLDLTHNFFLEIGARTHKMRVYEMTDNPVARTMIGYLLVRGGTHILAYAKAIEIATGVDLTKMLPVPNLDNSKFDYARPFIEKGLSNVLFTWSETEYRDIGMIWKGTNPENGQPLEVKIGTPEGGPIPDLEELPEEFAPGITRDDYELIKKRLMDNL encoded by the coding sequence ATGTTTAAAAGAATAAATAAATTGGCAATTGAACTTCCTATACCCGCACACGGCGATATGAATGCTGCAGCAGCAGTACAAGAGCTCTTGGGTGGCAAGTTTGGGGAGATGTCTACCTTAAATAACTATATGTTTCAGTCTTTTAACTTCAGAAATAAAAAAAAGCTAAAACCATTCTATGAGTTAGTGGCAAGCATTACGGCAGAAGAATTTGGTCATGTAGAACTTGTTTCTAATACGATTAATTTGTTATCGGTAGGTAATACTTTTCCAGGGAATCCGGATATCACTCCACTTCAAAATGGGAAGGATGCGAGAAACACCCACCATTTTATTTCTACAGCTCAAACGGCTATACCAGGTGATTCAATGGGAAGACCTTGGACTGGTGATAATGTTTTTAATAGCGGAAATCTGGTTTTAGATTTAACACATAACTTTTTTCTAGAGATTGGTGCACGTACACATAAAATGAGAGTTTATGAGATGACTGATAACCCAGTTGCTAGAACCATGATTGGGTATTTACTTGTTCGTGGAGGAACACATATTCTCGCCTATGCGAAAGCAATCGAAATTGCTACAGGGGTAGACTTGACGAAAATGCTTCCAGTTCCAAATCTTGATAACTCAAAATTTGATTATGCCAGACCGTTCATAGAAAAAGGCTTAAGCAATGTGCTATTCACATGGAGCGAAACAGAATACAGGGATATCGGAATGATTTGGAAAGGAACAAATCCGGAAAATGGGCAACCGCTTGAAGTGAAAATTGGTACTCCTGAAGGCGGACCAATTCCAGACTTAGAGGAATTACCTGAAGAATTTGCTCCTGGTATTACTAGGGATGATTATGAATTAATCAAAAAACGTCTAATGGATAATTTATAA
- a CDS encoding YuzF family protein: MTNNNLLSFYDPYVYQTLTTIVGKMVTVQTIRGSVRGSLKNVLPDHIVVESNGTPFFIRTQQIIWVFPG, translated from the coding sequence ATGACAAACAACAACCTGTTAAGCTTTTATGATCCCTATGTTTATCAGACATTAACAACCATTGTTGGTAAAATGGTTACTGTTCAAACCATAAGAGGTAGCGTTCGTGGCTCCTTGAAAAATGTATTGCCAGATCACATTGTTGTCGAATCTAACGGAACTCCCTTTTTTATTCGTACCCAGCAAATTATTTGGGTTTTTCCTGGTTAA